CTTGACGCCTTGAAAGCGGGAGTAGCTCAGCTGGCTAGAGCATCAGCCTTCCAAGCTGAGGGTCGCGGGTTCGAATCCCGTCTCCCGCTCCACTTTGCCTTCAAAATTTCGATCGGCTCCGGGCCCACGTAGCTCAGTCGGTAGAGCACTTCCTTGGTAAGGAAGGGGTCACCAGTTCAATTCTGGTCGTGGGCTCCATCTCTCTTCATTTGGAACATGGCATTTATTAATGATGATTTTGGAGGAGATCAGCAATGGCTAAAGAAAAGTTTGAACGGACCAAGCCTCACGTCAACATCGGCACCATCGGTCACGTCGACCACGGCAAGACGACGTTGACGGCCGCGATCACCCGGGTCCTGGCGAAGAACAATCCCAAGATCAAGTTCCGCAGCTTCGACTCCATCGACAACGCCCCGGAAGAAAAGGCGCGCGGCATCACGATCGCCACCGCCCACGTCGAGTACGAAACGAGCAACCGGCACTACGCCAACGTGGACTGCCCCGGCCATGCCGACTACATCAAGAACATGATCACCGGCGCGGCCCAGATGGACGGCGCCATCCTCGTGGTGAGCGCGCCGGACGGCCCCATGCCCCAGACCCGCGAGCACATCCTGCTGGCCCGCCAGGTCGGCGTCCCCTGCATCGTGGTCGCCCTAAACAAGGTGGATGCGGTGGACGATCCGGAGCTGCTGGACCTCGTGGAAATGGAAGTGCGCGACCTGCTCAGCAAGTACGAGTTTCCCGGCGACGAAATCCCCATCGTCCGTGTCAGCGCCCTCCGGGCTCTGGAAACCGACGATCCCGAGGCTGAAAAGGGCATCCTGAACCTGATGGATGCGGTGGACAGCTACGTGCCGCTGCCGCAGCGTGACGTCGAGAAGCCCTTCCTGATGCCCATCGAGGATGTGTTCAGCATCAGCGGCCGCGGCACCGTCGTGACCGGCCGCGTGGAGCGGGGCAAGGTCCATGTCCAGGAAGAGATCGAGATCGTCGGCATCCGGCCCACCATGAAGCGCGTGGTCACCGGTGTCGAAATGTTCCGCAAGCTGCTGGATGAAGGCCAGGCCGGCGACAACATCGGACTGCTGCTTCGCGGCACCGACAAGGACGAGGTTGAACGCGGCCAGGTCGTGGCTAAGCCCGGCACCATCACCCCGCACACTCACTTCAAGGGCGAAGTCTACATCCTGACGAAGGAAGAGGGCGGTCGTCACACCCCGTTCTTCAACGGCTACCGGCCCCAGTTCTACTTCCGGACCACCGACGTGACCGGCAACGCCACTCTGAGCCAGGGCGTTGAAATGGTCATGCCGGGCGACAACACCAGCCTCGAGATCAAGTTGATCACCCCGATCGCCATGGAAAAGGGTCTCCGTTTCGCCATCCGCGAAGGCGGCCGGACCGTGGGCGCCGGGACCATCACCGAGATCATCGAGTAGCCGGGCGCTTCCCGGCGGGGTTTGACCCATGCGTGAACAAGTACAACTGCAGTGCAGCGAGTGCAAGAACAAGAACTATACGACGACGCGCGACAAGAAGAAGCATAGCGAAAAATACGAGCTCAGCAAGTATTGCCCATTCTGTCGCCGGCACACGCCGCACAAAGAAGCCAAATAGTCGGAGTTTGGAGCGTGCAGGCCAGTAGCTCTAATGGCTAGAGCGCCGGTCTCCAAAACCGGATGTTGGGGGTTCGAATCCCTCCTGGCCTGCCATTTATTCCTTTTGATAAGCCGAGGAATAGCCTGTGACGAACATCATTGAAGCGGTCAAGCGTTTTTTCACCTCTGTTGTGGACACGTTCAAGCGGTTCTTCAGTTTCATCAGCGAAACGAAGTCGGAACTGAAGAAAGTCTCGTGGCCGGATCAGAAAGAGGTTTACAGCACCACGATCGTGGTCATCTTGACCTCGGTCTTCTTCGGCTTCTACCTGTTTCTGGTGGATCTGGCCCTGCAGCACGGGATTCACTACTTGAGCACACTGTTCCGGGAATGATCCATGGGCGACAAGAAGTGGTACATCATCCACACCTATAGCGGCTTCGAGCGCCGGGTCGCCGAGAGCCTGATGAACCGCATCCAGATCGCCGGGATCGAGGGCGCCATCGGGCAGATCCTGATCCCCACCGAGGATCTCGTGGAGATCAAGGGCGGCAAGAAGGTGGTCACGTCCAAGATCGTGTATCCCGGGTATGTGCTCATCGAACTGGACATGACCGACGAGATGTGGCACCTGATCCGCTCCATCCCCC
This sequence is a window from Acidobacteriota bacterium. Protein-coding genes within it:
- the tuf gene encoding elongation factor Tu — protein: MAKEKFERTKPHVNIGTIGHVDHGKTTLTAAITRVLAKNNPKIKFRSFDSIDNAPEEKARGITIATAHVEYETSNRHYANVDCPGHADYIKNMITGAAQMDGAILVVSAPDGPMPQTREHILLARQVGVPCIVVALNKVDAVDDPELLDLVEMEVRDLLSKYEFPGDEIPIVRVSALRALETDDPEAEKGILNLMDAVDSYVPLPQRDVEKPFLMPIEDVFSISGRGTVVTGRVERGKVHVQEEIEIVGIRPTMKRVVTGVEMFRKLLDEGQAGDNIGLLLRGTDKDEVERGQVVAKPGTITPHTHFKGEVYILTKEEGGRHTPFFNGYRPQFYFRTTDVTGNATLSQGVEMVMPGDNTSLEIKLITPIAMEKGLRFAIREGGRTVGAGTITEIIE
- the rpmG gene encoding 50S ribosomal protein L33; translation: MREQVQLQCSECKNKNYTTTRDKKKHSEKYELSKYCPFCRRHTPHKEAK
- the secE gene encoding preprotein translocase subunit SecE codes for the protein MDTFKRFFSFISETKSELKKVSWPDQKEVYSTTIVVILTSVFFGFYLFLVDLALQHGIHYLSTLFRE